A genomic window from Euleptes europaea isolate rEulEur1 chromosome 9, rEulEur1.hap1, whole genome shotgun sequence includes:
- the LOC130482687 gene encoding neurophysin 1-like, with protein sequence MSYNTLAFCVFCFLALSSACYIQNCPIGGKRSTLDVEVRKCISCGPRNRGHCFGPNICCGEDLGCFFGTAETLRCQEENFLPTPCESGKKACGNNGGTCASSGICCSHEGCLLDSMCDQE encoded by the exons ATGTCTTATAACACGCTGGCCTTCTGCGTGTTTTGCTTCCTGGCTCTCTCTTCGGCCTGCTACATCCAGAACTGCCCCATTGGAGGGAAGCGTTCCACCCTGGATGTGGAAGTCCGGAAG tGCATCTCCTGCGGGCCCAGAAACAGAGGGCACTGCTTTGGCCCCAACATCTGCTGTGGAGAAGACCTGGGCTGCTTCTTCGGCACTGCAGAGACTCTGAGATGCCAGGAAGAAAACTTCCTCCCGACCCCTTGTGAGTCTGGAAAGAAGGCGTGCGGAAACAACGGAGGAACCTGTGCCTCGTCGGGGATCTGCTGCAGCCACG AGGGCTGTCTGTTGGACTCGATGTGTGATCAAGAATAA